The following are from one region of the Natronosporangium hydrolyticum genome:
- a CDS encoding urease subunit beta has translation MIPGELLPAADPVPLHPGLPTATVTVTNTGDRPVQVGSHYHFAEANPALEFDRRLAWGHRLAVPAGTAVRFEPGIVRDVTLVPLGGARVVAGLRGECAGPLDRPA, from the coding sequence ATGATCCCCGGCGAGCTGCTGCCGGCCGCCGACCCGGTGCCGTTACACCCCGGCCTGCCCACCGCGACGGTCACCGTCACCAACACCGGCGACCGGCCGGTCCAGGTCGGCTCGCACTACCACTTCGCCGAGGCGAACCCCGCCCTGGAGTTCGACCGCCGGCTCGCCTGGGGGCACCGGCTGGCGGTTCCGGCGGGCACCGCGGTGCGGTTCGAGCCGGGCATCGTCCGAGACGTGACCCTGGTGCCGTTGGGCGGCGCCCGGGTGGTCGCCGGGCTCCGCGGGGAGTGCGCCGGGCCGCTGGACCGTCCGGCGTGA
- a CDS encoding urease subunit gamma, with translation MLLTQHEQERLMVHVAADVAWRRHERGLKLNYPEAVAVITAFLLEGARDGNSVAELMETGRRVLARDDVLEGVPEMLPQVQVEATFPDGTKLVTVHDPIP, from the coding sequence GTGCTTCTCACGCAGCACGAACAGGAACGGCTGATGGTCCACGTCGCCGCCGACGTCGCCTGGCGACGGCACGAGCGGGGGCTCAAGCTCAACTACCCGGAGGCCGTCGCGGTGATCACCGCGTTCCTGCTCGAGGGCGCCCGGGACGGCAACTCGGTCGCCGAGCTGATGGAGACCGGGCGTCGGGTGCTGGCCCGCGACGATGTGCTGGAGGGCGTCCCGGAGATGCTGCCGCAGGTGCAGGTCGAGGCGACGTTTCCGGACGGGACGAAGCTGGTGACCGTGCACGACCCGATCCCATGA